Proteins encoded in a region of the Orcinus orca chromosome 8, mOrcOrc1.1, whole genome shotgun sequence genome:
- the LOC101271132 gene encoding LOW QUALITY PROTEIN: olfactory receptor 52B4-like (The sequence of the model RefSeq protein was modified relative to this genomic sequence to represent the inferred CDS: inserted 1 base in 1 codon): protein MDTAAGDVSGGLHGYVSLNHTGVSHTVFHLLGIPGLEDQHMWISIPFFFSYVIALSGNSLLIFIIVTKHSLHEPMYLFLCMLAGADFVLSTCVVPQALAIFWFCAGDISLNRCITQFFITHSTFMSESGTLVVXVFDCYIAICFYPLRYTTILTHTLIGQIGVTIFLRSYCMIFPMIFLLKRLTFCQSNIIPDTCCEHIGLAKYACNDIRVNIWYGLSVIMSTVVLDVLLIFVSYTLILHAVFHVLSQDARHKALNTCGSHVCIIILFYGPVIITTITQQFGSQVPPHIHILLDNVCILAPPMLNPITYGIKIEQIREQVAHIFFPMQK, encoded by the exons GTGATGTCTCTGGTGGTCTCCATGGGTATGTTTCCTTAAACCACACTGGTGTCAGTCACACAGTCTTCCACTTGCTGGGCATCCCTGGCCTAGAGGACCAGCACATGTGGATTTccatccctttcttcttttcGTACGTCATTGCCCTATCTGGGAACAGCCTTCTCATATTCATTATTGTGACAAAACACAGCCTCCATGAACCCATGTACCTCTTCCTCTGCATGCTGGCTGGGGCAGACTTTGTCCTCTCCACATGCGTAGTACCTCAGGCCTTGGCCATCTTCTGGTTCTGTGCTGGGGACATCTCCTTGAATCGCTGCATCACACAGTTCTTCATTACACACAGCACTTTCATGTCTGAGTCAGGGACCTTGGTGG TGGTATTTGACTGCTACATTGCCATATGCTTCTACCCACTGAGATACACCACTATTCTTACACACACACTGATCGGGCAAATTGGTGTTACCATCTTTCTGAGAAGTTATTGTATGATTTTCCCCATGATATTTCTTCTGAAAAGACTGACTTTCTGCCAAAGTAATATAATTCCAGACACCTGTTGTGAACACATTGGCTTGGCCAAATATGCTTGTAATGACATACGAGTAAACATCTGGTATGGACTCTCTGTTATAATGTCAACAGTGGTCTTAGATGTCCTATTAATTTTCGTTTCCTACACGCTTATTCTCCATGCTGTCTTCCACGTGCTTTCCCAAGATGCTCGTCACAAGGCTCTCAACACGTGTGGCTCTCATGTCTGCATCATCATCCTCTTTTATGGGCCTGTGATCATCACAACGATTACTCAGCAGTTTGGAAGCCAGGTTCCACCTCATATCCACATCTTGTTGGATAATGTGTGCATTCTGGCTCCACCTATGCTGAATCCCATCACTTATGGGATCAAGATCGAGCAAATTCGAGAGCAGGTAGCTCACATATTTTTTCCAATGCAGAAATAA